A portion of the Sulfuriferula sp. AH1 genome contains these proteins:
- a CDS encoding ammonium transporter has product MRYVFLILASVLLLPNPAFAADLAGLQASMDTVWLITAGALVFFMQAGFALVEGGMVRAKNSVNVIMKNYVDACFGAIAFWMVGYGLMFGDNFSGWFGESHYLLGNAAHLDYSLLFFQTMFAATAATIASGALAERIEYKAYLVGSVVVTAFIYPVFGSWAWGSLYHGSGWLKQMGFVDFAGSTVVHSIGGWVALAGIIVLGPRLGKFGSEGEIRTIRGHNLPMVALGGFILWLGWFGFNGGSTAAANTSIGLINLNTHLSGAAGAVGAMLGMVLLRQPILLTNTVNGSIAGLVAITAGCATMEPMFAIATGAIAGILMILMAMLLEQLHLDDVVGAVSVHAFGGAWGTLAAGLFYAGDMFNADRIYVQLLGIGAAFLWAMPVSLLMYFLIGKVMGLRASTMNEQRGLDFTEHDEIGYPEFQKDIVHQTQGGH; this is encoded by the coding sequence ATGCGATACGTCTTTTTGATTTTGGCTAGCGTCCTGTTGTTGCCCAATCCTGCTTTTGCGGCTGATCTTGCCGGTTTGCAGGCGTCCATGGATACCGTGTGGCTGATTACTGCTGGGGCTTTGGTGTTTTTTATGCAGGCGGGTTTTGCGCTGGTCGAAGGCGGTATGGTGCGTGCCAAAAATAGCGTCAACGTCATCATGAAGAATTATGTGGATGCCTGTTTCGGCGCGATCGCATTCTGGATGGTGGGGTACGGTTTGATGTTTGGCGATAATTTTTCCGGCTGGTTCGGTGAAAGTCATTATCTGCTCGGCAATGCGGCGCATCTGGATTACAGCCTGCTGTTTTTTCAGACCATGTTTGCCGCTACCGCCGCGACGATAGCCAGCGGTGCACTGGCGGAGCGCATCGAATACAAGGCGTATCTGGTGGGTTCGGTGGTGGTGACGGCATTTATTTATCCGGTTTTCGGCAGCTGGGCGTGGGGCAGTCTGTACCATGGCAGCGGCTGGCTCAAGCAAATGGGGTTCGTCGATTTCGCCGGTTCTACCGTGGTGCATTCGATAGGCGGCTGGGTGGCGCTGGCAGGTATCATCGTGCTGGGGCCGCGGCTGGGTAAATTCGGCTCGGAAGGCGAGATCCGCACCATACGCGGCCATAATCTGCCGATGGTGGCCTTGGGCGGCTTTATTTTGTGGCTGGGCTGGTTCGGATTTAACGGCGGTTCGACTGCGGCAGCCAATACCAGCATCGGGCTGATCAATCTGAACACGCATCTGTCCGGCGCAGCGGGTGCGGTTGGTGCGATGCTGGGCATGGTGCTGTTACGGCAGCCGATATTGCTGACCAATACGGTGAATGGCAGCATCGCAGGCCTGGTGGCGATCACTGCCGGTTGCGCAACCATGGAGCCGATGTTCGCCATTGCAACCGGGGCGATTGCCGGAATACTGATGATACTGATGGCGATGTTGCTGGAACAGCTGCATCTGGACGATGTGGTCGGAGCGGTATCGGTACATGCTTTTGGCGGGGCGTGGGGGACGCTGGCGGCAGGGCTGTTCTATGCCGGTGACATGTTCAATGCGGACAGGATCTATGTGCAATTGCTGGGAATAGGTGCGGCGTTTCTGTGGGCGATGCCGGTGTCCTTGCTGATGTATTTTCTGATCGGCAAAGTGATGGGGTTGCGGGCAAGCACGATGAATGAACAGCGCGGCCTCGATTTTACCGAGCATGATGAAATCGGTTATCCCGAATTCCAGAAAGATATCGTGCACCAGACGCAGGGAGGCCACTGA
- the rsmH gene encoding 16S rRNA (cytosine(1402)-N(4))-methyltransferase RsmH produces MSESLQHETVLLEAAVAALNIQPDGLYIDATFGRGGHSRHILAQLSERGRLFAFDKDPMAIAAGKGLADTRFTLIHSGFEHVAEEMAQRGITQVNGVLMDLGVSSPQLDDATRGFSFRFDAPLDMRMDTTRGQTAAEWLAQVGETELKEVISQYGEERYARAIARAVVAQRAIAPLTTTKHLAQLVASVVPAREPGQNPATRTFQAIRIYLNRELEELSLALPRCAALLVSGGRLVVISFHSLEDRIVKRFMREWSSPPVLPARLPIRAADIPAAKMRLVGRAIRPDADEVAANPRARSAVMRVMEAL; encoded by the coding sequence GTGAGCGAGAGCTTGCAGCATGAGACGGTACTGCTCGAGGCGGCTGTTGCAGCACTGAATATTCAGCCGGATGGCCTCTATATCGACGCGACTTTTGGCCGGGGCGGGCATAGCCGGCACATTCTGGCGCAGTTAAGTGAACGTGGGCGGCTGTTTGCCTTCGATAAGGATCCGATGGCGATAGCGGCCGGGAAGGGGTTGGCCGATACGCGTTTTACCCTGATACACAGCGGCTTTGAGCATGTGGCCGAGGAAATGGCGCAGCGCGGGATCACGCAGGTGAATGGCGTGCTGATGGATTTGGGGGTGTCGTCGCCACAACTGGATGACGCGACAAGGGGGTTCAGTTTCCGTTTCGATGCGCCGCTGGATATGCGGATGGATACTACGCGCGGACAAACGGCGGCGGAATGGCTGGCGCAGGTCGGTGAAACAGAATTAAAAGAGGTCATTAGTCAATATGGTGAAGAGCGGTATGCTAGGGCGATTGCAAGAGCGGTTGTGGCGCAAAGAGCAATTGCGCCGCTCACAACCACAAAACATCTGGCGCAACTCGTCGCGTCCGTCGTCCCTGCCCGTGAGCCTGGGCAGAACCCGGCGACCCGCACCTTTCAGGCTATACGGATTTACCTCAACCGTGAACTTGAGGAGCTGTCGCTAGCATTGCCGCGATGTGCCGCTTTGCTGGTTTCCGGCGGCCGGCTGGTGGTGATCAGTTTCCATTCGCTGGAAGATCGCATCGTCAAGCGGTTCATGCGCGAATGGTCAAGTCCGCCGGTATTGCCGGCACGCTTGCCGATCCGTGCAGCGGATATTCCGGCCGCCAAAATGCGGTTGGTCGGGCGTGCGATCCGGCCTGACGCCGATGAGGTCGCTGCCAATCCGCGGGCGCGCAGTGCAGTGATGCGCGTGATGGAAGCGCTATGA
- the greB gene encoding transcription elongation factor GreB, which yields MSKAFTKETDGDDDDLTPVLALPQGVKNYMTPRGHALLQAEFDHLLRTERPQVVEIVSWAASNGDRSENGDYIYGKRRLREIDRRLRYLTKRLDTAEVVHPETRQDLEQVFFGATVTVADESGVEQTYQIVGVDEADPAHGLINWVSPLAHALLKAREGDLVRFQTPAGMREVEIVSVRYL from the coding sequence ATGAGTAAAGCATTCACCAAGGAAACCGATGGCGATGATGACGACCTGACCCCCGTGTTGGCGTTGCCGCAGGGTGTCAAGAATTACATGACACCGCGCGGTCATGCGTTACTGCAGGCCGAGTTCGATCATTTGTTGCGCACCGAGCGTCCGCAGGTGGTGGAAATCGTGTCCTGGGCGGCATCGAACGGTGACCGTTCCGAGAACGGCGATTATATCTACGGCAAGCGCCGGTTGCGCGAAATCGACCGGCGCTTGCGTTATCTCACCAAACGTCTGGATACCGCCGAGGTCGTTCATCCCGAAACCCGGCAGGATCTGGAGCAGGTGTTCTTCGGCGCCACCGTGACCGTGGCCGATGAATCCGGCGTCGAGCAGACTTATCAGATCGTCGGTGTGGATGAAGCCGATCCGGCGCACGGTCTGATCAACTGGGTATCGCCGCTGGCGCATGCCCTGCTCAAGGCGCGCGAAGGCGATCTGGTGCGCTTCCAGACGCCCGCGGGCATGCGCGAGGTGGAAATCGTCAGCGTGCGTTATCTCTAG
- the mraZ gene encoding division/cell wall cluster transcriptional repressor MraZ, whose amino-acid sequence MFRGVTTLSLDTKGRLAVPSRYRDVLSAQGDGRVVVTADPSKCLLLFPLLEWEPIEKKLNSLSSFNPQTRSLQRLLVGNAADLELDTTGRILLPAMLREFAALEKSVVLVGQGAKFELWNESRWQEQMDLALTFKDGDMPDELAGFSL is encoded by the coding sequence ATGTTTCGTGGCGTGACGACACTCAGTTTGGATACCAAAGGGCGGCTAGCCGTGCCGTCGCGGTATCGTGACGTGCTGTCGGCGCAAGGGGACGGGCGTGTCGTCGTCACCGCAGATCCCAGCAAATGCCTGTTGTTGTTCCCGTTGCTGGAGTGGGAGCCGATCGAGAAAAAACTCAATAGTCTATCCAGTTTTAATCCGCAGACCCGAAGTTTGCAGCGTTTGCTGGTAGGTAATGCGGCAGACCTGGAGCTGGATACGACTGGCCGTATCCTGTTGCCGGCCATGCTGCGTGAATTTGCGGCGCTGGAAAAAAGCGTGGTGCTGGTCGGTCAGGGTGCAAAGTTTGAATTATGGAATGAGTCGCGCTGGCAAGAGCAGATGGATCTGGCGTTAACGTTCAAAGATGGCGATATGCCTGATGAACTGGCAGGGTTTTCGTTGTGA
- a CDS encoding c-type cytochrome: protein MGLIWLGLSQAQAEQSGARLYERNCAACHGAAGTGGIGVPLALPSFQASISDDYIRKTIRVGRPGRVMPAFPNLSPDEVDAIVHYVRAWNKKPPIVYSSAPIKGDPAHGKQLFSHYCAACHGANAEGGKGTGVTFSRPRDLPIMAPALHNPGFLASASDAMIKATLMNGREGTPMVSFLKRGLKEKDINDLVSYVRSLERQPLPDSAKVLQVESPVIVRDSPYDLKTTVENVKQAVSNNNFFYGRVQTLEYGFTSPENENPKQVIVYFCNVSLLNQVLAIDPRVGMFLPCRITIFEQNGKVKVMSVNPKVLSGLFNNSELNRLCDQMTQSYTTIMEEATL, encoded by the coding sequence ATGGGTTTGATATGGCTCGGATTGTCACAGGCGCAGGCCGAACAGTCCGGCGCCCGGCTTTATGAACGTAACTGCGCGGCTTGTCACGGTGCCGCCGGGACAGGCGGTATCGGCGTGCCGCTGGCACTGCCGTCGTTTCAGGCGAGCATCAGTGACGATTATATCCGCAAGACCATCCGGGTCGGCCGGCCTGGCCGGGTGATGCCTGCATTCCCCAACTTGAGCCCGGATGAAGTCGATGCCATCGTGCATTATGTGCGGGCCTGGAATAAAAAGCCGCCGATCGTGTATTCATCCGCACCGATCAAGGGCGATCCGGCCCATGGCAAGCAGCTGTTCAGCCATTATTGTGCCGCATGTCATGGTGCCAATGCGGAGGGCGGCAAGGGTACTGGCGTCACCTTCTCCCGTCCGCGCGATCTGCCGATTATGGCGCCGGCGTTGCACAACCCGGGGTTTCTCGCTTCCGCTAGCGATGCGATGATCAAGGCGACCCTGATGAACGGAAGAGAAGGAACGCCGATGGTGTCTTTCCTGAAACGCGGGCTGAAGGAAAAGGATATCAATGACCTGGTAAGTTACGTGCGCAGTCTGGAGCGGCAACCGTTGCCGGATAGTGCCAAGGTGCTGCAGGTGGAGAGTCCGGTCATCGTGCGTGACTCGCCTTATGATCTGAAAACGACGGTGGAGAACGTCAAGCAGGCGGTCAGCAATAATAATTTCTTTTACGGCCGGGTGCAGACTCTCGAATACGGGTTTACCTCGCCCGAAAACGAAAATCCGAAGCAGGTGATCGTGTATTTTTGCAATGTCAGCCTGTTGAATCAGGTATTGGCGATCGATCCGCGGGTGGGTATGTTCCTGCCTTGCCGTATCACCATCTTCGAACAGAATGGCAAGGTGAAGGTGATGTCGGTCAATCCGAAAGTCCTGAGTGGTTTGTTCAATAACTCCGAGCTCAATCGTCTGTGCGATCAGATGACGCAGAGCTATACCACCATTATGGAGGAGGCGACATTATGA
- a CDS encoding energy transducer TonB → MSNPAALHESELSPAARRVLAALLFSLGLHAAVIGLVRLAPSMPPVPNLPNVLQVELPQRPQPVVATPPKLAVGDVAVMTAITQSTLPVRMLPPKPDAHARVMQVQPVVPAPEPSPISAQPLTPPANSGLPTVNVPLLADNTYYTAKEVDVHPHALHPIMPVYPQSAADRNIQGWVLLKIKLSDTGKVEQVTVGDASPPGVFDQAAVNAFIRAGFAPAQKSGRAVKSLVEIKVWFNLN, encoded by the coding sequence ATGTCGAATCCGGCTGCGTTGCATGAATCCGAGCTGAGTCCGGCTGCCCGCCGGGTGCTGGCAGCGCTGCTGTTTTCGCTGGGATTGCACGCTGCCGTCATCGGTCTGGTGCGGCTGGCGCCGTCGATGCCGCCGGTGCCAAACCTGCCGAATGTTTTGCAGGTCGAATTGCCGCAACGGCCGCAGCCTGTGGTCGCGACCCCTCCCAAGCTGGCGGTGGGCGATGTGGCGGTGATGACGGCGATCACCCAGAGCACCCTGCCGGTCAGGATGTTGCCGCCCAAACCGGATGCGCATGCCCGGGTTATGCAGGTGCAGCCTGTTGTCCCCGCGCCTGAACCGTCGCCCATTTCCGCGCAGCCGTTGACCCCTCCGGCCAACTCCGGTTTGCCGACCGTCAATGTGCCGTTGCTGGCCGACAACACTTATTACACTGCAAAAGAAGTCGATGTGCATCCGCATGCACTGCATCCCATCATGCCGGTTTATCCGCAATCGGCTGCCGACCGGAACATTCAGGGCTGGGTGCTGCTCAAGATCAAGCTAAGCGATACCGGCAAGGTCGAACAAGTCACGGTTGGCGACGCCAGCCCGCCCGGCGTGTTCGATCAGGCGGCGGTGAATGCCTTTATCAGGGCCGGTTTCGCCCCGGCGCAAAAATCCGGGCGTGCTGTGAAGTCGCTGGTGGAGATTAAAGTCTGGTTCAATCTTAATTAA
- a CDS encoding UDP-N-acetylmuramoyl-L-alanyl-D-glutamate--2,6-diaminopimelate ligase, translating to MSRTANHNHNAAEILAALLRQGIALSGLTADSRQVRPGMAFAAYPGEAGDGRRYIAAAIAAGAAAILWEQAGFVWPAEFGRVLNIPVTDLKDKVGEIAAQVYGDPSRDLWVIGVTGTNGKTSCTQWLAQALSALARKTAVIGTLGNGFPPDLDYTGNTTPDAAVLQAALAEYRAAGAVGVAMEVSSHGLDQGRVNGVQFDVAVLTNLTRDHLDYHGDMASYAAAKAHLFAWPDLHYAVLNLDDEFGRELASKHQHGPVQVVGYGFERGNVRGSRLQLSPAGLAMTVESDWGRAALHSPLLGRFNAHNLLASLAALLVSGVGLDDAVAALSAVSAVAGRMQAIGGNGQPLVVVDYAHTPDALEKVLSSLRELNPAGQVWCVFGCGGERDAGKRPLMGTIAMRLADRAVVTSDNPRSEDPQAIIAAIRAGMNGNEMVAADRAQAIAGAIKQAQAGDVVLIAGKGHEDYQEIAGVKYPFSDLSVARQALEVRA from the coding sequence ATGAGCCGCACCGCCAATCATAACCATAATGCCGCCGAAATCCTGGCGGCTTTGCTGCGTCAAGGCATCGCGCTAAGCGGATTGACAGCGGACAGCCGGCAGGTCAGACCAGGCATGGCATTTGCCGCATACCCTGGAGAAGCGGGTGATGGTAGGCGTTATATCGCAGCGGCGATTGCCGCGGGCGCTGCGGCGATATTGTGGGAGCAGGCGGGTTTCGTATGGCCTGCGGAATTCGGCCGTGTGCTGAATATCCCGGTAACGGATTTGAAAGACAAAGTCGGTGAAATCGCGGCACAAGTATATGGTGATCCGTCGCGCGATCTATGGGTCATAGGCGTTACCGGAACCAATGGCAAGACCTCGTGCACTCAGTGGCTGGCTCAGGCCTTGTCGGCACTTGCCCGCAAGACGGCCGTCATCGGTACGCTGGGTAACGGCTTTCCACCTGATCTGGACTATACCGGCAATACCACGCCGGATGCGGCAGTGCTGCAAGCGGCATTGGCGGAATATCGTGCAGCAGGTGCGGTCGGGGTGGCGATGGAAGTGTCGTCGCATGGGCTGGATCAGGGCCGGGTCAATGGCGTGCAGTTCGATGTGGCGGTGCTGACCAATCTGACGCGCGACCATCTGGATTATCACGGCGATATGGCGAGTTACGCCGCAGCCAAAGCGCATTTGTTTGCGTGGCCGGATCTGCACTACGCGGTGCTGAATCTCGATGACGAATTCGGTCGCGAGCTGGCGTCGAAACATCAGCATGGCCCGGTGCAGGTGGTCGGTTATGGTTTCGAACGCGGCAACGTACGCGGCAGCCGCCTGCAATTGTCTCCCGCCGGATTGGCAATGACAGTGGAAAGCGATTGGGGTCGTGCCGCACTGCATTCTCCCCTGCTGGGCCGTTTTAACGCGCACAACCTGCTGGCGAGTCTTGCTGCCCTGCTGGTGAGCGGGGTCGGTCTCGACGATGCGGTTGCCGCATTGTCTGCGGTCAGCGCGGTTGCCGGGCGCATGCAGGCGATAGGCGGCAACGGACAGCCGCTGGTGGTGGTTGATTATGCGCATACGCCGGATGCGCTGGAAAAAGTACTGTCGAGTCTGCGTGAGCTGAATCCGGCAGGGCAGGTATGGTGCGTGTTCGGTTGCGGTGGTGAGCGCGATGCCGGCAAGCGTCCGCTGATGGGTACGATCGCCATGCGTCTGGCCGACCGGGCGGTGGTGACTTCGGATAACCCGCGCAGCGAAGATCCGCAAGCGATTATTGCCGCGATACGCGCAGGAATGAATGGAAATGAAATGGTAGCAGCCGATCGGGCGCAGGCCATCGCCGGGGCCATAAAGCAGGCACAGGCAGGCGATGTGGTATTGATAGCCGGCAAAGGGCATGAGGATTATCAGGAAATAGCGGGTGTCAAATACCCATTCAGCGATCTGTCGGTCGCCCGGCAAGCCCTGGAGGTGCGCGCATGA
- the ftsL gene encoding cell division protein FtsL: MSRGHLFLLFVVVMCALGVVTSQHRARKAFVELEQAQTRQHQLEVEWGQLQLEQSTWAMHARVEKIATENLQMQLPDPAHMRVVFLGKAPEVRP, translated from the coding sequence ATGAGTCGTGGCCATTTGTTCCTGCTGTTTGTGGTGGTGATGTGTGCGTTGGGTGTGGTGACGAGTCAGCACCGGGCGCGCAAGGCTTTTGTCGAGCTGGAGCAGGCGCAGACCCGCCAGCATCAGCTGGAGGTGGAATGGGGGCAGTTGCAGCTGGAGCAAAGCACCTGGGCGATGCATGCCCGTGTGGAAAAGATTGCGACGGAAAACTTGCAGATGCAGCTGCCTGATCCGGCTCATATGCGGGTCGTTTTCCTCGGGAAAGCGCCTGAGGTGCGGCCGTGA
- a CDS encoding DUF302 domain-containing protein, producing MKKIVQWIGLAGLLLCLGRPAMAEGLLMARTDNQFPEAMALLQSAISSRGYKITRLQEVNENLAKRDFKSDMYRVVYFGKYEEVKSVTANYPELIPFLPLNITIFAEGDQAILVASHPRMLESFFSDPKLKPLFERWEADLTAIMDEVRESK from the coding sequence ATGAAGAAGATCGTGCAATGGATAGGGCTGGCGGGTTTGCTGTTGTGTCTGGGTCGGCCGGCTATGGCCGAAGGCTTGCTGATGGCGCGTACCGATAATCAGTTCCCTGAAGCGATGGCGCTGCTGCAAAGCGCCATTTCCAGCCGCGGTTACAAGATCACGCGCTTGCAGGAAGTCAACGAGAATCTGGCGAAGCGTGACTTCAAGAGTGATATGTACCGTGTCGTGTATTTCGGCAAATACGAGGAAGTGAAGTCGGTGACGGCGAATTATCCGGAGTTGATCCCCTTCCTGCCGCTCAATATCACGATATTTGCCGAGGGCGATCAGGCTATTCTGGTTGCCAGTCATCCCAGAATGCTGGAGAGTTTTTTTTCTGATCCAAAACTGAAGCCGTTATTCGAGCGCTGGGAGGCGGATTTGACAGCCATCATGGATGAAGTGCGGGAATCGAAATGA
- the apaG gene encoding Co2+/Mg2+ efflux protein ApaG: MADIRKNHITIEVQTAFLPEQSDPELERYVFAYTITITNTGTVAAQLVSRHWIITDAEEHVQEVRGLGVVGEQPLLKPGESFEYTSGTALNTPVGTMQGSYQMIAEDGEHFDAEIAPFVLAMPRTLH, encoded by the coding sequence ATGGCCGACATAAGAAAGAACCATATCACTATCGAAGTGCAAACTGCGTTTCTGCCCGAGCAATCCGACCCGGAGCTGGAGCGCTATGTGTTTGCCTATACCATCACCATCACCAATACCGGTACGGTCGCCGCACAGCTGGTGTCGCGCCACTGGATCATCACCGATGCCGAGGAACATGTGCAGGAAGTGCGCGGCCTTGGCGTAGTGGGCGAGCAGCCATTGCTGAAACCGGGCGAATCGTTCGAATACACCAGCGGTACTGCGCTGAATACGCCGGTCGGCACGATGCAGGGCAGCTACCAGATGATCGCCGAAGACGGTGAGCATTTTGATGCGGAGATTGCGCCGTTCGTATTGGCTATGCCCCGGACCCTGCATTGA
- a CDS encoding penicillin-binding protein 2, protein MSRIAARPVSHLLELHLQQWRGRLVLGLILLWLLVLAGRAVYLQGLHHDFLQRKGDALASRVVELPAHRGMIADRNGEPLAISTPVESLWANPSAVEISASQLKKLASVLQMPVSELQAKLAQKDREFIYLKRRLPPDQAESVAKLGIAGMSLQREYRRYYPAGEVAAHLLGFTNIDDNGQEGMELAYQSWLAGIPGSRRVLKDRKGNVFEDVEGILSPKPGHDLVLSIDMRLQYLAYRELQAGVLANKAKAGAIVVLNAKTGEILALANVPSFNPNNREGVKPWQMRNHAVTDEYEPGSTLKPFTVAAAMDTGKYRPDTLIDTGNGSLQMGTKTIHDAHPHGMLTVSQVIQKSSNVGASKMALSMTPEYMWTALHKAGFGTVPQVGFPGAASGSLRPYQRWRPIEQATMSYGNGISVSLLQLARAYTVFTNHGVMKPVTMLKQTEPSTAGVRVFSAQSADALTPMLESVITPEGTAPQAALEGYRVAGKTGTAHKPDRGGYSSDKYIASFIGFAPASNPRLIIAVMIDEPSAGQYYGGTVSAPVFKKVMESALRMLDVAPDKPIEHQPLPTTVVGEDETT, encoded by the coding sequence GTGAGCCGTATTGCAGCACGTCCGGTCAGCCATTTGCTGGAGTTGCATTTGCAGCAATGGCGGGGACGGCTGGTGTTGGGTCTGATTTTATTGTGGTTGCTGGTATTGGCAGGGCGCGCCGTGTATTTACAGGGTTTACATCATGATTTCTTGCAACGCAAAGGCGACGCGCTAGCCAGTCGCGTGGTCGAGTTGCCTGCGCATCGCGGCATGATTGCCGATCGTAATGGCGAGCCGCTGGCAATCAGCACGCCGGTAGAGTCGTTGTGGGCCAATCCGTCTGCGGTGGAAATCAGCGCCAGCCAATTGAAGAAGCTGGCGTCGGTATTGCAGATGCCGGTATCGGAACTGCAAGCCAAGCTGGCGCAAAAAGACCGCGAATTCATTTACCTGAAGCGCCGTTTGCCGCCTGATCAGGCGGAGTCGGTCGCCAAGCTCGGCATTGCCGGAATGTCCTTGCAGCGCGAATACCGCCGTTACTATCCGGCAGGAGAAGTCGCAGCGCACTTGCTGGGTTTTACCAATATTGATGATAACGGCCAGGAAGGCATGGAATTGGCCTATCAAAGCTGGCTGGCAGGCATCCCGGGAAGCCGGCGCGTGCTGAAAGATCGCAAGGGTAATGTATTTGAGGACGTGGAAGGGATACTGAGTCCCAAGCCCGGGCACGACCTGGTGCTGTCGATAGATATGCGCCTGCAATATCTTGCCTACCGCGAACTGCAGGCAGGCGTGCTGGCCAACAAGGCCAAGGCGGGCGCCATCGTGGTGTTGAATGCGAAGACCGGCGAGATTCTGGCATTGGCCAATGTGCCGTCATTTAATCCGAATAACCGCGAGGGTGTGAAGCCGTGGCAAATGCGTAATCATGCCGTGACTGACGAATATGAGCCTGGCTCAACCTTGAAACCATTTACTGTGGCTGCGGCAATGGATACGGGCAAGTATCGCCCCGACACCCTGATCGATACCGGCAACGGCAGCTTGCAAATGGGTACCAAGACTATCCATGATGCGCATCCGCACGGCATGCTGACAGTCTCGCAAGTGATCCAGAAATCCAGCAACGTCGGCGCATCGAAAATGGCGTTGTCGATGACGCCCGAATACATGTGGACGGCATTGCACAAAGCCGGTTTCGGCACAGTGCCGCAGGTCGGTTTCCCCGGCGCTGCATCGGGCAGCTTGCGTCCCTATCAGCGTTGGCGTCCGATAGAGCAGGCGACCATGTCCTACGGTAACGGCATATCAGTGAGCTTGCTGCAGCTGGCGCGCGCCTATACGGTGTTTACCAATCATGGCGTGATGAAGCCGGTCACCATGCTCAAACAGACCGAACCGAGCACCGCCGGCGTGCGCGTGTTCAGTGCACAAAGTGCCGATGCATTGACCCCGATGCTGGAAAGCGTGATCACACCGGAAGGCACCGCGCCGCAGGCTGCGCTGGAAGGCTACCGCGTGGCAGGTAAAACCGGAACTGCGCACAAACCGGATCGTGGCGGATATTCTTCGGACAAATACATTGCCTCGTTCATCGGTTTTGCGCCGGCCAGTAATCCGCGCCTGATCATTGCGGTGATGATCGATGAGCCTTCAGCCGGACAATATTACGGCGGTACAGTGTCGGCGCCGGTATTCAAAAAAGTCATGGAAAGCGCATTGCGAATGCTGGATGTGGCACCCGACAAGCCCATAGAGCACCAACCGTTGCCCACCACGGTGGTGGGCGAGGATGAGACAACATGA